From the genome of Nitrospinota bacterium, one region includes:
- a CDS encoding LptF/LptG family permease: MRTLDRYIFKELAKIFFLAALVLLCVLLLEKVNFLSGLLLTKGASFGAIGMILLYLSPSFMVLAAPLACLMAALMVFSRLSAENEITAMKSSGMSMARILAPAAALSAVVFAATLYLSVNVVHEGNIRFAQVVRDVLGANVNLQLKERKFNESFNGLLIHITEKKDGYLYGVFISDQRRRDKPRIIEARKGRLAGSDEAQQAVMELSDGVIHSLDISGAYQTISFGQYTLRLDLSGEYAKPMEKEIPQLSIAELGERIDRLKSEGRGAYAELVALHKAFSAPVGCLILGVLGAPLGIMTHRRGSAGGFGMGVVMILVNYLLWMIGQGLGSEGKLPPVIAIWAPNIIMGGACVFLAMRVSKDGEPTMAERWISEAIHKLSRK, encoded by the coding sequence ATGCGAACGCTAGACCGCTATATTTTCAAGGAACTGGCCAAGATTTTCTTCCTGGCGGCCCTTGTCCTGTTGTGCGTACTCCTTCTGGAAAAGGTGAACTTCCTTTCCGGCCTCCTTTTGACCAAAGGCGCGTCATTCGGGGCGATCGGGATGATATTGCTGTATCTGAGCCCGTCGTTTATGGTTCTGGCCGCGCCGCTGGCGTGTCTTATGGCGGCGCTGATGGTCTTTTCCAGGCTTTCGGCGGAGAACGAGATAACGGCCATGAAATCCTCCGGAATGTCCATGGCAAGGATACTTGCCCCGGCGGCGGCCCTGTCCGCGGTCGTTTTCGCCGCAACGCTGTATCTGTCTGTGAACGTTGTGCACGAGGGGAACATAAGGTTCGCCCAGGTGGTGCGCGATGTGCTGGGGGCCAATGTAAACCTCCAGTTGAAGGAACGCAAGTTCAACGAAAGCTTCAACGGCCTGCTGATCCATATAACCGAGAAAAAAGACGGGTATCTTTATGGCGTGTTCATTTCCGACCAAAGGAGGCGTGATAAACCCCGGATAATTGAGGCGAGGAAAGGCCGCCTTGCCGGATCGGACGAAGCACAGCAAGCGGTGATGGAGCTTTCCGACGGCGTCATCCATTCTTTGGACATAAGCGGAGCGTACCAGACGATTTCATTCGGCCAGTACACCCTCCGGCTGGACCTTTCCGGGGAGTACGCAAAGCCGATGGAGAAAGAAATCCCCCAGCTTTCCATCGCCGAACTTGGCGAAAGGATCGACAGGCTGAAAAGTGAAGGACGCGGAGCCTATGCGGAACTTGTGGCGCTGCACAAGGCCTTTTCAGCTCCCGTCGGATGCCTGATCCTCGGTGTGCTGGGAGCGCCCCTGGGCATAATGACCCACCGCCGCGGCTCGGCCGGGGGGTTTGGCATGGGGGTGGTGATGATACTGGTGAACTATCTTTTGTGGATGATAGGGCAAGGGCTCGGCTCGGAAGGGAAACTGCCGCCGGTGATAGCGATCTGGGCTCCAAACATAATAATGGGGGGGGCCTGCGTCTTTCTGGCCATGCGCGTTTCAAAGGATGGCGAGCCGACCATGGCCGAACGATGGATATCCGAGGCGATCCATAAATTATCAAGGAAGTGA
- a CDS encoding P-II family nitrogen regulator — translation MKKIEAIIKPFKLDEVKDKLNEVGVHGLTVTEVKGFGRQKGHTELYRGAEYVVDFLPKIRLEIVISDDMVEEVVNAISSSAHTGRIGDGKIFVIPVEEIVRIRTGERGDEAI, via the coding sequence GTGAAAAAAATCGAAGCGATCATAAAACCGTTCAAGCTCGATGAAGTAAAGGACAAGTTAAACGAAGTTGGCGTCCACGGCCTCACTGTCACCGAGGTGAAGGGATTCGGCCGCCAGAAGGGCCATACGGAGCTTTACAGGGGCGCCGAGTATGTGGTGGACTTCCTGCCGAAGATCAGGCTTGAGATAGTCATCAGCGATGACATGGTCGAGGAGGTGGTCAACGCCATATCATCTTCCGCCCACACAGGCAGGATAGGCGACGGAAAGATATTCGTCATCCCTGTGGAGGAGATAGTGAGGATCAGGACGGGAGAGCGGGGGGACGAGGCGATCTAG
- a CDS encoding DUF3299 domain-containing protein → MKEGAGKPLKRDIASLILLAVLFFIVPWVTVKEHAALMPGRHLGNLAAGSVPWETLAKVKINYVTEQNRIFSVEADKSVLALNGALVKVTGFITPMEPGTRIKRLIVSKYAPSCFFCPPSGPDAMVFVEPVEAMAYTQDPVTVKGTLVFDREMTDGIIYRLRGATLG, encoded by the coding sequence ATGAAAGAAGGAGCCGGAAAACCGCTAAAACGGGACATCGCAAGCCTGATCTTGCTGGCTGTTCTATTCTTCATCGTCCCCTGGGTCACAGTAAAAGAGCATGCGGCGCTCATGCCCGGGCGGCACCTTGGTAACCTTGCGGCGGGCTCCGTCCCATGGGAAACGCTGGCCAAAGTCAAAATAAACTACGTCACCGAGCAGAACCGGATATTCAGCGTTGAGGCGGACAAAAGTGTGCTGGCCCTCAACGGCGCCCTGGTGAAAGTGACCGGCTTTATCACACCCATGGAGCCCGGAACCCGCATTAAGCGCCTGATAGTCTCTAAATACGCCCCTTCATGCTTTTTCTGCCCCCCATCCGGCCCGGACGCCATGGTGTTCGTGGAGCCGGTGGAAGCGATGGCATACACCCAGGATCCGGTGACAGTAAAGGGAACGCTGGTTTTCGACAGGGAAATGACCGACGGTATCATTTACCGTCTGCGTGGAGCCACCCTTGGCTGA
- a CDS encoding GIY-YIG nuclease family protein, translated as MFYVYVLHSGKDGGIYTGVSGDLNERIKYHEQGKVASTKDRRPLNLVYYEAYIMEKDAKSRELFLKSGSGKRFLKKQLRHYFDKYPWK; from the coding sequence ATGTTTTACGTTTATGTGCTGCATAGTGGTAAGGATGGTGGGATTTACACGGGCGTTAGTGGTGACCTTAATGAACGAATCAAATACCATGAACAAGGAAAAGTTGCTTCCACAAAGGACCGAAGGCCGCTCAATCTTGTATATTACGAAGCTTATATAATGGAGAAAGACGCAAAATCGAGGGAATTATTCTTAAAAAGCGGTTCCGGGAAACGGTTTCTAAAAAAGCAGCTTAGGCATTATTTTGACAAATACCCGTGGAAATAA
- a CDS encoding DUF1015 domain-containing protein yields MTRVNPFRGVRYNLEKIKAADVLAPPYDVISPDAQRAFYEKSDRNVVRLILGIENETDTQTNNRYTRSSMFLAKWLADGTLARDPKPALYLYAQDYEVEGEKTRRTGFICRRLIEPLGVSIFPHERTLSGPKTDRLNLTRACQMNFSPVFGLYSDPARTLDGIWAGIISNETPDIDVTDDEGVRHAMWTVADVKIIHKAQEFLEDKPVVIADGHHRYETALNYRNERRAAENPSGVTEYDCALMYLSNSCGEGFTVLPTHRVVKEVKIADMQSLLGKMRKYFAIEEAPLSKDKLAEFTHALALAGKGAPAFGMIAPGGKIYTLKLDLDKYMKETSSSGVASILRTLDVSVLQELVFENILGISKEAVADKKTVGYTIHAAEAAGLVESGAAKLAFLLNPADVDMVIKVATSGSVMPQKSTYFYPKLISGLVMNPLR; encoded by the coding sequence ATGACAAGAGTCAATCCCTTTAGGGGAGTGCGTTACAACCTGGAAAAAATCAAAGCGGCCGACGTGCTGGCTCCGCCGTATGATGTGATATCGCCCGACGCGCAAAGGGCCTTTTACGAAAAGAGCGACAGGAACGTGGTCCGCCTCATTCTTGGGATAGAGAATGAGACCGACACCCAGACAAACAACCGCTATACCCGCTCTTCGATGTTCCTGGCCAAGTGGCTGGCCGACGGCACATTGGCCCGCGACCCGAAGCCTGCGCTGTATCTGTACGCCCAGGACTACGAAGTGGAAGGGGAAAAGACGCGCCGGACCGGGTTCATTTGCAGGAGGCTCATCGAGCCTTTGGGGGTCTCCATTTTCCCCCACGAGCGCACCTTGTCGGGGCCGAAGACGGACAGACTCAATCTCACACGCGCGTGCCAGATGAATTTTTCGCCGGTGTTCGGGCTTTATTCAGACCCGGCCCGGACCCTGGACGGAATATGGGCGGGCATAATCTCCAATGAGACTCCGGACATCGACGTCACCGACGATGAAGGGGTCCGCCACGCCATGTGGACGGTGGCGGACGTGAAGATCATCCACAAGGCGCAGGAATTTCTTGAGGACAAACCTGTGGTGATAGCCGACGGCCACCACCGGTACGAGACCGCGTTAAACTACAGGAATGAGCGGCGCGCCGCCGAGAATCCCAGCGGAGTGACGGAATACGACTGCGCCCTGATGTACCTGTCCAATTCGTGCGGCGAGGGCTTTACGGTGCTGCCGACGCACAGGGTGGTCAAGGAGGTAAAAATCGCGGACATGCAAAGCCTGCTTGGAAAAATGAGAAAGTATTTCGCGATAGAGGAGGCTCCTCTTTCCAAGGACAAGCTGGCGGAATTCACCCACGCGCTGGCTTTGGCCGGCAAGGGCGCTCCCGCCTTCGGCATGATCGCCCCTGGGGGGAAGATATACACCTTGAAGCTTGATCTGGACAAGTATATGAAAGAGACGTCTTCATCCGGCGTCGCCTCGATTTTAAGGACGCTGGACGTATCCGTTCTCCAGGAGCTTGTGTTTGAAAACATCCTGGGCATAAGCAAGGAGGCTGTTGCGGACAAGAAGACCGTGGGCTACACCATCCACGCCGCCGAGGCGGCGGGGCTTGTGGAATCTGGCGCCGCGAAACTTGCGTTCCTGCTCAACCCGGCGGATGTGGACATGGTGATAAAGGTGGCCACATCCGGCAGCGTGATGCCCCAGAAGTCCACATACTTTTATCCGAAACTCATATCCGGGCTCGTGATGAACCCGCTGCGTTGA
- a CDS encoding YihA family ribosome biogenesis GTP-binding protein, which yields MKVIRADFIKSAVKPGQYPSLTLPEVAFAGRSNVGKSSLINSLTGRKGLVKVSKTPGKTQLLNFFKINDALTLVDMPGYGFANVPEKTKESWGEMVETYLKNRDQLKCVVSLLDCRRVPNEDDIQLLTWLRHYEVPTVIVFTKIDKIPKTHRIRFVREAMAPLTEVTGGAAKPVMYSSLSGEGKRELWIAIETLSRLRKHPG from the coding sequence ATGAAAGTCATCCGAGCGGATTTTATAAAATCAGCCGTAAAGCCGGGGCAGTACCCATCCCTGACGCTGCCGGAAGTGGCGTTTGCAGGCAGGTCCAACGTGGGCAAATCGTCGCTGATAAACTCGCTCACCGGGCGCAAGGGGCTTGTGAAGGTGAGCAAGACCCCCGGCAAGACGCAGTTGCTCAATTTCTTTAAAATCAACGACGCGCTGACCCTGGTGGACATGCCCGGGTACGGATTCGCCAACGTTCCGGAAAAAACGAAGGAAAGCTGGGGCGAGATGGTTGAAACATACCTTAAGAACCGGGATCAGCTAAAATGCGTCGTGTCGCTCCTTGATTGCCGCCGCGTCCCGAATGAGGACGACATCCAGCTTCTGACATGGCTGCGCCACTACGAAGTTCCGACGGTCATCGTTTTCACAAAGATAGACAAGATACCCAAGACGCACAGGATCAGGTTCGTCCGGGAAGCGATGGCGCCTCTCACGGAAGTGACCGGCGGGGCGGCGAAGCCGGTGATGTATTCATCCCTTTCCGGCGAAGGGAAACGGGAACTGTGGATCGCCATTGAAACACTGTCGAGACTCAGGAAACACCCAGGCTAG
- a CDS encoding phosphatase PAP2 family protein, protein MPDYVVWLDEKLFLWINNGWSTPALDYFFTAATIAGNAAGWFCLGLLWTLLFGAKNLKRGAAVFTIAMVVAGLLMHGTKELAGRDRPLEHFKKKIEAGEVTVKVPYERLTANSFPSGHAQAAFTAATFLALYYRRYGALLLGMAIIVGISRIYVAAHFPADVAAGALIGAFFGWLAWKLDPKAPVSNVLKEPASETNV, encoded by the coding sequence ATGCCCGATTATGTTGTGTGGCTGGATGAAAAACTGTTTTTGTGGATCAACAACGGCTGGTCCACCCCGGCGCTTGATTATTTCTTCACGGCCGCGACAATAGCCGGCAACGCCGCTGGATGGTTTTGCCTGGGGCTTTTGTGGACACTTCTTTTCGGCGCTAAAAACCTTAAAAGAGGCGCGGCTGTTTTTACGATAGCGATGGTGGTGGCCGGGCTTCTGATGCATGGGACGAAAGAATTGGCCGGCAGAGACAGGCCTCTGGAACATTTCAAGAAAAAGATCGAGGCGGGAGAAGTGACCGTCAAAGTCCCATACGAGCGCTTGACGGCCAACTCATTCCCATCAGGCCACGCCCAGGCGGCGTTCACAGCGGCCACATTTCTGGCGCTGTACTACAGGCGTTATGGCGCCCTTCTCCTTGGAATGGCGATTATAGTTGGAATATCAAGGATTTACGTGGCCGCCCATTTCCCGGCGGACGTGGCGGCGGGTGCTTTGATAGGGGCGTTTTTTGGATGGCTTGCCTGGAAATTGGATCCGAAAGCGCCTGTATCCAACGTTTTAAAGGAGCCAGCGTCCGAAACAAATGTGTAA
- a CDS encoding STAS domain-containing protein has protein sequence MVISKFVTDDGIVIFRLSGKLISSTLDKLKTTLDGALTEDGCKIVINLRQVNIMDSVAVGLLISRFKTAGKKKGFLKFCELQPSIKKLMSLADLDKWLEIYEMEEEAVASMRVTA, from the coding sequence ATGGTTATAAGCAAGTTTGTCACCGACGATGGTATCGTGATTTTCAGGTTGAGCGGAAAGCTCATTTCATCGACCTTGGACAAGCTCAAGACCACGCTTGATGGCGCCCTGACAGAGGATGGGTGCAAGATCGTGATCAATTTAAGGCAGGTCAATATCATGGACTCGGTCGCCGTCGGCCTTTTGATCAGCCGGTTTAAGACAGCCGGAAAGAAAAAGGGGTTTCTCAAGTTCTGCGAGTTGCAGCCATCCATCAAAAAATTAATGAGCCTCGCCGACCTGGACAAGTGGCTGGAGATATACGAAATGGAAGAAGAGGCTGTGGCCTCTATGCGCGTTACGGCCTGA
- a CDS encoding ATP-binding cassette domain-containing protein encodes MIAINNLNVTRGGSPVLNLPEWNVKPGEHWAVLGPSGCGKTTLLHVIAGLLKPESGVLTVAGEDITKMPAARMDLFRGKNIGIVFQGRCLVGAMTVLENLLLAQYMAGLKRDRARAMDILQSMGIQDKANALPSQLSAGQAQRAAVARAVVNRPKIILADEPTSSLDERNCGAALELLLETARRNGATLIVATHDMRVKPAFHNKLELGAG; translated from the coding sequence ATGATAGCGATAAACAATCTTAACGTCACCCGAGGCGGCTCGCCTGTCCTGAACTTGCCGGAATGGAACGTCAAGCCAGGTGAACACTGGGCTGTGCTCGGCCCTTCCGGATGCGGTAAAACCACGTTGCTGCATGTTATCGCCGGGCTTCTAAAACCGGAGTCCGGCGTTTTGACCGTCGCCGGGGAGGACATAACAAAAATGCCCGCCGCGCGGATGGACCTGTTTCGTGGCAAAAATATAGGCATCGTATTCCAGGGGCGATGCCTTGTTGGCGCCATGACCGTGTTGGAAAACCTCCTGTTGGCGCAGTATATGGCCGGATTGAAGCGAGATCGCGCGCGCGCCATGGACATTCTTCAAAGCATGGGGATACAGGATAAGGCCAACGCCCTCCCGTCGCAATTAAGCGCCGGCCAGGCGCAGCGTGCGGCGGTGGCGCGGGCGGTGGTCAACAGGCCCAAAATCATCCTTGCCGACGAGCCGACTTCCAGCCTGGACGAGCGCAACTGCGGCGCTGCCTTGGAGTTGCTTTTGGAAACGGCCCGCCGGAACGGGGCCACGCTCATTGTGGCCACTCACGACATGAGGGTGAAGCCCGCTTTTCACAACAAGCTGGAGCTTGGAGCCGGATGA
- a CDS encoding SPOR domain-containing protein has protein sequence MAPLATHALSLGKIRVTGSTTNQFKAEIPVQSDGKGGLVVSLGSEADYRRLRLVRPQFLDNLHIQVADHPSNPGQKIIYITSPDPIYQPSFNLIVKAFMSGGQIMESYFLALDFQKNLSLEMASGKDEDKAGVQRAASGLEAGSEAGSSAELDKIRLEEMEASRREDRIRSALKGEQPAAQTPPAAAEPKQPASKPEPAVKAESTAMADIKSSEESASARQYITSTEQPAPQAAPAKSEEPIEIVIKGDETQVKKPSGEVVTSVEPSPAPSKPVAVEGGSYTVAGGDTMFKVAHKIGVSQVGVNKYVVALWKKNKKSFIRGNIHGLKKDAKLDYTGVEEEAESISNHEANKALNEQWSEWKAIGLVKIAAAAKPKEPEKKEKKPASEVHAAVPAQKPAGQPKPVKTETPAAPPSPANGVMKTLAAWKKSAGLTKDGDVVDIVGIKTVDGGAIEVKIVKRTGKGAFQSTLSLKGESGSFKVEKEEEAAVKTKPAQAKPARGRPYTVHVASFKDSDSAKGMAQFLRGKGYNAYDITSFVPGAGGLYRVAVDRFASYAEAKEFSGKLVEAKIARSGKILKLPYAASVGGYKSGEEAAKKTGELSSKGYSAYTVQEAAGGASVMIGAFDSESAASEAAEKLASNDFSLSVVQP, from the coding sequence ATGGCCCCCTTGGCCACTCATGCCCTTTCGCTCGGAAAAATCCGGGTCACAGGTTCCACAACCAACCAGTTCAAGGCTGAAATCCCCGTGCAAAGCGATGGCAAGGGGGGGCTGGTGGTGTCGCTTGGCTCGGAAGCGGACTACCGCAGGTTGAGACTTGTCCGCCCGCAGTTTTTGGACAACCTTCATATTCAGGTGGCGGACCACCCTTCAAATCCCGGCCAGAAGATAATCTATATCACGAGCCCCGATCCGATATATCAGCCCTCGTTCAACCTTATCGTAAAGGCGTTCATGAGCGGCGGTCAGATAATGGAGAGCTATTTCCTGGCCCTGGATTTCCAGAAAAACCTTTCGCTTGAGATGGCCTCCGGAAAAGACGAGGACAAGGCCGGAGTCCAGCGGGCCGCAAGCGGGCTTGAGGCGGGGAGTGAGGCGGGAAGTTCCGCGGAGTTGGACAAGATAAGGCTTGAAGAAATGGAAGCGTCCCGCCGCGAGGACAGGATACGGTCCGCGCTCAAAGGGGAGCAGCCCGCCGCCCAAACTCCTCCTGCAGCCGCTGAACCAAAGCAGCCGGCTTCCAAGCCGGAACCTGCTGTAAAAGCTGAATCGACCGCCATGGCGGACATAAAATCAAGCGAGGAGTCCGCCAGCGCCAGGCAGTACATAACTTCAACAGAGCAACCAGCGCCGCAAGCCGCTCCGGCCAAGAGCGAAGAGCCCATAGAGATAGTTATCAAGGGGGACGAAACGCAGGTGAAAAAACCTTCCGGTGAGGTGGTTACCAGCGTTGAGCCGTCCCCTGCCCCGTCAAAGCCGGTTGCTGTCGAAGGGGGATCGTACACTGTGGCGGGCGGGGACACGATGTTCAAAGTCGCCCACAAGATCGGCGTAAGCCAGGTTGGCGTGAACAAATATGTTGTCGCCCTATGGAAGAAAAACAAAAAGAGCTTTATACGCGGCAACATCCACGGGCTGAAAAAGGACGCAAAGTTGGATTACACCGGAGTGGAGGAAGAGGCGGAGTCCATATCCAACCATGAGGCCAACAAGGCGTTAAACGAACAATGGTCCGAATGGAAAGCCATCGGCCTTGTGAAAATCGCCGCCGCCGCCAAACCGAAGGAACCGGAGAAGAAAGAAAAGAAACCGGCCTCGGAGGTCCATGCGGCCGTTCCGGCGCAAAAACCCGCCGGGCAGCCCAAGCCAGTTAAAACGGAAACACCAGCCGCTCCGCCTTCTCCCGCCAATGGTGTCATGAAAACCCTTGCGGCATGGAAGAAGTCCGCCGGGTTGACCAAAGATGGTGACGTTGTGGACATTGTCGGCATCAAGACCGTGGACGGTGGCGCGATTGAAGTGAAGATAGTCAAGCGAACCGGCAAGGGAGCCTTTCAGTCAACCTTGTCGCTCAAGGGCGAAAGCGGCTCTTTCAAGGTTGAGAAAGAGGAAGAAGCCGCCGTCAAGACCAAACCGGCGCAGGCCAAACCTGCCAGGGGCAGGCCTTACACCGTGCATGTGGCCTCCTTCAAGGACTCTGATTCGGCCAAGGGGATGGCCCAGTTCCTGCGCGGCAAGGGGTACAACGCGTATGACATAACAAGCTTTGTTCCGGGGGCCGGCGGGCTTTACCGTGTGGCTGTGGACAGGTTCGCGTCGTACGCCGAGGCGAAGGAATTTTCCGGAAAGCTTGTGGAAGCCAAGATAGCCAGATCGGGCAAGATATTGAAACTGCCATATGCCGCCAGCGTTGGCGGATACAAGAGCGGCGAAGAAGCGGCCAAAAAGACTGGTGAACTGTCCTCAAAAGGATACTCCGCCTATACGGTGCAGGAAGCAGCCGGAGGGGCGTCTGTGATGATCGGTGCGTTCGACTCGGAGTCCGCCGCCAGTGAAGCCGCGGAGAAGCTGGCTTCAAATGATTTTTCATTATCCGTAGTCCAGCCGTAA
- a CDS encoding FtsX-like permease family protein, with product MNLFRISLIYIRRKAFSSLLYSFLMAAGVAGITAAMALLGQAEGRLVKDSGGIDLVVGAKGSPAQLVLSAVYQMDMPTGNIPLSLSESVAKSPEVASAIPVSLGDSFESFRIVGTTAEYPNKYGARLASGKLWAAPMEAVIGARVARETGLKTGGSFAGAHGVTAAMETHAEMSYTVVGILEPTGSVLDRLILTSLESVWEVHKSHAAGESEITALLVTYSTPMAALSFPRKINAIGQLQAASPAFETARIMAVLGSGMEVMKGFFYTLIVTAGLGVFLALYSAMKERRRDLAIMRLLGASRAKLFAHIILEGLIITALGIVAGLFLGHTAAAAAGIWLDRTRQLALDLPVLTMNDLYLAAITGATGLLASLIPAFHAYSTDVAETLSETE from the coding sequence ATGAACCTGTTTCGGATAAGCCTGATATACATCCGGCGCAAGGCATTCTCCTCCCTGCTTTATTCGTTCCTGATGGCGGCGGGAGTGGCGGGGATTACCGCGGCGATGGCCCTGCTGGGCCAGGCGGAGGGGAGGCTTGTAAAAGACTCCGGCGGGATTGACCTTGTTGTTGGCGCAAAAGGAAGCCCGGCCCAGCTTGTGCTGTCGGCCGTTTACCAGATGGACATGCCCACCGGCAATATCCCCCTCTCCCTTTCCGAGAGTGTGGCCAAAAGCCCCGAAGTCGCCTCAGCCATACCTGTTTCCCTGGGAGACAGTTTTGAAAGTTTCCGGATTGTGGGGACTACGGCAGAGTATCCAAATAAATACGGAGCGCGCCTGGCCTCGGGCAAACTCTGGGCCGCGCCGATGGAAGCTGTGATCGGAGCCAGGGTTGCGCGGGAAACAGGGCTTAAGACCGGCGGCAGCTTTGCTGGAGCCCATGGCGTTACAGCGGCCATGGAAACCCACGCGGAAATGTCATATACAGTTGTGGGGATTCTTGAGCCCACCGGATCGGTGCTGGACAGGCTTATTCTCACTTCTCTTGAAAGCGTGTGGGAGGTCCACAAAAGCCATGCGGCCGGCGAAAGTGAGATTACCGCCTTGCTGGTCACATACTCCACGCCTATGGCGGCTCTTTCCTTTCCACGCAAAATAAACGCAATCGGTCAATTACAGGCCGCATCTCCCGCGTTCGAGACTGCAAGGATCATGGCCGTCCTCGGGTCCGGAATGGAGGTGATGAAAGGCTTTTTCTATACGTTGATCGTGACCGCCGGGCTTGGAGTGTTCCTGGCCCTGTACAGCGCCATGAAGGAGCGCCGGCGCGATCTGGCCATAATGCGCCTTCTTGGCGCCTCCCGGGCAAAGCTGTTTGCCCACATCATTCTGGAAGGTCTTATCATCACCGCCCTGGGAATTGTGGCTGGCCTTTTCCTTGGCCATACGGCGGCGGCGGCGGCCGGGATTTGGCTTGATAGAACCCGCCAGTTGGCGTTAGACCTGCCGGTTTTAACCATGAATGATCTTTATCTTGCGGCGATAACGGGCGCCACGGGCCTTTTGGCTTCGCTGATTCCGGCGTTCCATGCCTATTCCACCGACGTGGCGGAAACCCTTTCCGAAACGGAGTGA